The Magnolia sinica isolate HGM2019 chromosome 3, MsV1, whole genome shotgun sequence genome includes the window atactttgacaaaaaatgatgaaattccaaaccTTGGACaggccacaagcataggatcacaaccAAGctctaaccgttgatttacatggcctATGTTTTGACTGCTCGGATCATTCTATTGatataattttagtgatgcaatttataatatgattgttttggaatatcatcAATGGCCATGTGTACAATAGGCTAGTAGCCTAGTGACTCATATTTACATGTGTAAAGTATGctagtagcctagtgacacatatTTACACATGCTACCCTCCGgcctttaaaaaagaagaaaaaagagaagggatTGGTGATCCAAGCAAAAGGGAGGGGTTGCTTGCAAAACTCACCTGTTACCCTCCTGCATATAAAAaaagaacgaaaaaaaaaaaaaaaagaaagaaagagagaagggattGGTAATCCAAgcaaaagggatgggttgcttgcaAAACTCACTGGAAgcaaggatttgaaatccccttaaTTCAGAATTCAGAATACCCTCTAATATAAAGgctgaggatttgaaatcctctgaATTTAGAATACCCTCTAATCCACCTTGCCAAATGACTAATGGATTTAGAATACCCTCAAATCCTGCCAATTCCATAGCATCAAATGATCCCAAGTGTTCCAATTTATAaagattttgggattttttaaTTTACCTAATTTTCAAAACCTTAGAATACAAATCTTTTGCCTTCAGCTAAAGATTAGTAGCTAGGCTTTGATAGCGCTAGCTCAGGCGCCTTTTGACACACTTTGCACTTTGCATCCATGGCGAGAACCCCTCAAAATGGTGACCCATGGTGCGAGCCTTTGACACACTTTGCACTTTGCATCCATGGTGAAAACCCCTCCCAAATGGTGACCCAAGGTGAGAACCATAGGTCTAACCATGATTCAATGTTGCGCCTCGATGAGATGAGAGCCATTTTGTAACAATCCATAAACTCTCTAAGCCTGTATTTTTCTTTCTCAAATTTACTATCAAATATTGTCTATTCATTCTATTTCTTGGGATGTTTATAAAGGTGTTCAGGTGCTGTTTATGGATGTTGCAACAAATGCTCAAAAACACTCTAAATTAGGGCTAAATCATCTCGGAGGTGTCACTTGCTTTGAAGTGTCGATTTATTACTGGTTAGTGCCATTTACCATCTATAAGTGAACTTGTTGGAACCCTCCCCAGTGTCGGTTTAACCCATGTTGGGGGTCATTTACCATCATTACTGAACTTGCCAGAACCCTTTGTAGTGTCGATTTAACCCATCTAGGGACATTTGCTATCCTAAGATGGACTTGCTAGAACACTTTGCAGCGTTGATCTAGCCTATGGGCCTCTACTTGGGATATCTTCAAAAGCTGTGAGGTTTATTTGCAAACCATGAGGGCTACTGATTCAACCTAAAAATCTGAGGATAGTATAATGGCTCCCTATCTATCATATGCCTAATTCAACGAAAGTACCAAAGAAACCAAGTTAAAAACTCCCAATATTAGTTAGTAGATATCTATGACAGACTATCAAATCCGCTAAATAGAGCAGAACCCCTCGTAGAAACAGACAACTAATTGTTCATAAttgtaaataaaattgaaaaattacCTTTGTTCCTTCTCGGTCCACCGGCCGCTATCCTGAACTTGTTCAGGTCTCCGATCTGCCGGCATTACATAGTTGGGGAGCGGGACTTTATCAGATTCAATGCAGATGAGATCCTCCACAAGAATATCATAGTGCCTCTTGATCTCGTCAATGCTTCTTCCTCCGACCATGGTTGCCACATTCTGCCATCGGTCAGGAGTTTCTTTGTCGTAGACAGCAAGGGCCCTCTCGAAAATCTTATCTTCCTCGCGACTCCAATCCGAGTGAACCCCACAACCCATCGTCTTCTTTAAATCCCTTGGAACTCTTTCAATCAAACTTAAGAACCCAACAAGTAATCATATCAATACAAAATTAAGAAAAGGAAATGTAAACGGAACCCccaacccccaaaaaaaaagtacttatcaaaagcgaataaataaataaaataacatagCAATGTttgtagtaaaaaataaaaaaataaaaatcaaaccagATGTAGATAACCAAATAATAAAGATTACAGACCAAATCTTAtaacaaaatgaaagaaaaatcaaaGATTCGTTCAAACAAAGCACGAatgaagaggaaagaagaagaaaggaacatATACCTTAAAAGTTGGATTTTCCAGACTCCAGAAACTCCATCTAAGAAACCCAAAAGGAATTCATATCTCCATCAATTCAGCAAAAATTGTTTCAAAAGCAAAAAAGATCCAGTTTTCATTCAAACTATATTATCCTTGTAAGCTCTCTGCATGTACACAATTCTCACCAACTCATTCTCAagctataaatatgatgattaaGATACAAATACATTAGCATTTCAAGATGGATATGAGAGGTTGCGTCTCGcacatctgttttttttttgatAACCTTCTCATGCATgcattttcatgattttttttttttttatattgttatatataattattatatataagATGACGCATGCCATGCATTTCGAGGTATCGATTCGCACGTGACACGTGGTCTACGTTGCTGCCACGGAGTGCAACGTGCCATGCAATAGCTAAGCTAGTCGGACACCCTTCTGAACTTCTGAACAGGTCAGGTCACGGGCACGTCGCGTGCACGTGAAGGAGCTACACcatgtgggaaacggattggctactcccctgccatcagcccggtgACCGATGGTCGGTGCGCTGTggccccaccaccatgatgtatgcatgtgtttcacatattccgttcatccatttttacggattattttaaggcttgatccaaaaaatgagagatatataaatcttaggtagaccgcaccacaggaaaacaacattGATTGGATATCCTCAGGACcagatgaagcgaaaaaacaaaaaaaaaaagataagcataatccaatacttttatggccacaaaagatttttaatggtctacattcattcgacactgtttcctgttatgtggttcacttaagattgggatatacctcattttcaatattataacataaaatgatctgaagaaaatagatggacagtacggatgaaacacatccatcacggTAGACCCCGCATCGCACCAACCATAAGCCATttgccggtggcaggggagtagccaatccgtttaccgGCTTGTGGCGTTGTGCCATCACTGGCACTTGTTTGCGGCATCCGAAGAATGAAAACGGCAGCGCACACCACGAAGATTGGAAGCGGATTTGATGTACCACATacaagctatatagctgctacacccagatccatagctcaactggcagactgagtggagatacctcgtttcgacacttgaggtcttggtatcgatcgccagcgggggtggctaacatggagtgtatgtattgacatgggtgtgtacgaaCAAGCTAACcggataaaaaacaaaaaagttatatagctgttgtattgaggtcagcaagttcagtgggttccattgcaaggtattatatccacactgtccatccatttagcaatCTAGTTGTAAGGTTTGAGCTGgaaaattagacagatctaaagatcaagtggaccacactgaaaaaagcagtgggagattgaatgtctatcattgaaaatcTTTTGggagtcacataagttttggattaatatgatattctttttttactcttaatccatgtctttgtgaccttataaacaaattggatggaaaataaacgttatggtgggccctatgaatattttatcggtgaaaatcattatcccatcttctacatgtggtgtggtccatttgagctttggatgtgattattttttggctcatgctctaaaatgatctcaccaaatagattaatgggatggatgtaataaatacatcattgtggggccatgtaattttgatctcttttgaaccggtcgtgcaactcggagcttgaggagtgtcggtgctcgtcttcgcaaACACGTACccacagtagctatatagctggtgtgtggtacaccagctaatctgcttcccgtcttcgcatgacacatatctacaccagctatgtagctggtgttggtgtgaggtacaccaaccaatctactTCAACACTGAGGGCTtcgtatcgattccctagtggggtggccAACAATAAGTGTGAATTGACACTAGGGtgtaagctaacaaaaaaagaagaagccaatccgcttccgcagaGAGTAAACTCTTGAAATATCAAGATGATCCACgcactaggtggaccacacatgtacgTAACTCATGCCGTTGGTTTACGATGCATTGATTCcaacggtgtggcccatcatgatgagcAGGCTGGCATGAATTTTGCTCCAAGTGATCATCgaggaattattttattttatttgcatgCCGCCCAAGTTGCATTGTTCTTTCATCACTCTAATTCTAAAGCTATAAAATGCAGTGTCTAAAAAACTTTTGGCCTATTAGTTTGATCAGTACGTTCTATAATATTATTGTAAATATTCTTGGCCAAAAACTAAGAGCATTGTTTCCTAAGGTGATTTTTTCGTTCCAAGTGCCTTCTTTGCTAGGAGGAGGCAGATTATTGATAGTGCACCTACTACACATTAGTATTTGGACTCCTGTCACAAGGTTGATATGCAAAGCATTTTGTGTACATTGGATTTGGAAAGGATGTATGACCACATTGATCGGTCTTTCATCAATTATATGTTAGCTCACATTGTATGTGGGACTAGGTGCTGACTCTTAATTAAAGCTTGTGTTTCCCCACCAAGGTTCTCTCTATCTTTACTAACGGCTCTCCATTTGGTTTCTTCTGTGTCTTGAGGGGTCTTCGCCAAAaagatttctttctcctttttttgtGGTTTCTGAAGCTCGAAGCAGGATGTTGGTTAAGAGTCAATTGGTTGGCCTCTTCTGAAGTTTAATTTGAGGTTGAGAATGTCCCTTAGACTGTCATCCAACTTCAAATTGCTGATGATACTCTCATTTTTTATGAGGTTAATGCATCCATGGCGGACAATCTGAAGAAGATAATCAGATATTTTGTTGTTTTGACTCTCAATGTTTATCTAGCTAAAAATGAGTTCTTCAGGATGCACTCGTCTAAGAAAGAGGTGACTCGGCTGCTTGGCACTTTTGGTTGTCAGGTCGGGTCTCTTTCCTCTTTCTATCTCAACTTGCCTTTGTACATAGATAAGCCTGTCAAACATCTTTAAGATTTGGTGATAGAAAGAATGGAGAGAAACTCTCGCCTTGTAAAAGCATAATTTTGTCCTTTGGAGGCCGAATCGTGCTGATTAAGGTGGCCCTCTCAAATCTCCATATCTATTTTATGTCGTTATTCAATTGCCCGAAGTCAATCCTCGACAATATTGATAAACtttgaaggattttttttttttttttcttaaaagggGGGGGGTTGGCGCAAAGAGGAGCATCTAAACTACTCAGTTGAAATGAGGTTTGTATTGTTAGCTTAATGATGTGAATTCTACCCTCTTAGCGAAATGAGTCTAGATATTCGAATTGAGGGAAGCTGGTAGAAGTACATTGTTACTGTAAAATATGGTTCATCAGCTATGGGTTAGTGGATAAAGTACGGTATTCTATATCTAGCGTCTTTCCTTTGAAAAGTTGTCACTCATTTTGCTAGTAAAGTTTTCTCTAGCTTAGGCTTTGCAGTAGAGGATGGATCAAGAGTTAGATTCTGAGATGATATCTGGTGTGGAGATTCCTCACTGCGAGATATTTTTCCTTCTTCATCCCTCATATGCTCTTTTGCTAATGTTTCGGTGGACCGCTGCTTCTCAATGTTCAAAATTGGGAGTGTTTGGACTCCTTGCCGTCAAAATCGATCTAATTCTGAATTCAATGACTTCCTGTTGCTTCTTTCTTGCTTGCATGGGATCAATCCTTATCCAGGGGTAAGAGACTCACTGGTGTCGCTTATTAAatcggaattttttttttaatgatgtctTTCTCCTTGTTCACTAGGCAAAATGGAAATTCTACCTCTTCTTATTATAATGGCCCTATTTGTTCCGAAGTTATTCCTCTTAAAGTGGCAGCTTTTGTATGGCTTGCTATCAGAAATAGAATCCTTACCATCGACAATTTCCGCAAGGCAATAGGCTAATGGCATTGCCTAACATCTATCATCTCCATCTTAGAGATGCCAAGTCAGTAGATCACCTGTTCATTCACTGCCCTTTGGATAGTCTAGTCCACCATTGTCTTCTTTCAGCTTGTGATGGGTGATGCCAAATTCACTCAAAAGGCCTTTTCCTTTCTTGGCATGCTGGTGGGATCGGAAGGAAGGTTGCCTTCCTTGCTATTCTACCGTCCATCTGGGGTAAAATGACCCTTCAATATTTTCGTAAAAGGAGTGGCTCGGTAAGGGAGTTATCAGTCGGGTTGTTTTGTTCATCATGGATTGGGTGCATTGGAGGGGTTTCTCTTTTATTTTACTTTCCTTTCTTTtgttctgttgttttcttttttacccTTAGCGTTTAATAAAGTGCATtattcttcaaaaaaataaaaaaattgttggGTCACATTCGTGGACCATTCTAGCGTGCTTTCAAATAGATGTTCAGGAGAAATTTGAGCAACGGTCAACAATCAACTGAATATGTGAAGGAAAAAATGGCTGGGTATTCCAAGCTGGGAAATTTTATTGTTGTGGGCCATCaataatgggacccaccatataagCAACTTGATCACCTAGACGATTGATTGTCCATTCAGTATAAATTTTGGATCTTGGGTCCTTGGCAATCCAAAGCAGCAACTaactaacggtctggatcaatcaaAGAGAGCATCCAAGATTTGAACCATTCAACAGACAACTGACAGGTCTGATTTCAACTGTCCATTGTTTTTCTAGGATCATTCTCCTCAAATGTGTGCTGGCCTGATTTATGTACCTGGTGAAatcttcatggtagggcccatctcATGGAAGGGCTCAGATGGATTAGTATGGCTCCTCCGCACCAAACCTGTCACTTATTAGCATGTGAGCAGGATGCATATGAAAATCGCAAGTGATGTCGTAGGGCGTAAGGGGTCATTGGGCACCCTGGAATCTTAAAATGGGTGATGATCAATGTTGTGAAAAATCGTACTAGAGGTTGAATCTTATCATAAATTATAAGATTTTTTATGATCTTCTTAAAAATAACTGGGGGACCTTCTCGAGCACAGGATAGACAATTGAGAGAGAGCAGGACTCCTCGTTAGGAGGAATCCATGCTCCGGGctgaatataaaatataaaaacccaGCAATCATCATTTTGCCATCAACACGCACCAAATgtcatgtcatgatagtgttcaAGGATTCTTATCTTCAGGTCTTTCTAGAAATTTTCTTCAAAAACATACagggatcctttaataatttatgctcTTGTTAACTTgcttgaatgtagaatcatgtTGAAAAGCGGCATTTAATTCCGTAGACCgattaaaaaagatattttgatttccaatcatcattccacaatacatataagCCAACATGATCATAAACACCCATGAAAACATTCCCTATAAGTGATACATCAATTTCGTGTTGCaactagttaagaagtaagaaatcattatttttattattattattattattattattattatcataataaAACTCTACAATGAAAGACACGtggagcttaaaatagaagaaaccatatataatttgaatcataaatcataggattcaaatcataaaatcataggATCATATAAAAAAGGATTCAAAGtaggattcaaatcgttttgcttaagattcaactcaaatagtaaatcgtaaatcataaattgtaggattttgacaGCACTGGTGATGAACTGTTCCAGGAAACAAATTCCCGTGAAAGAGATTCAATCCGTTCTGTTTAGGTATTTGGAAAGCTATTTTCAGGGATCTAGTTTCTGTGTTCTGACATAAGAGACAAAGGACTTTTTATCCTTCAAAAACATGACAGTTGTATTGGAATCCATTTCTCAATCTGTTGTAACCGATCTTAAAGATGAGAAAAATGAAAGGTGCAACTTTTTTAGAATCAGATTCCCATTTGAATTCATTTCCAACCCTTTCTTGGGACCAAGCATAAATTCAGCCCCTCACTAATGGAATCCATCTCATAATGGCTGGAATCTCAGGAACCAAATGATCCCTAGGAGAAAGATGCTATTGCCAATAATAGATCGAGAACATGGATCAAGACATTcacaaagaagaaaaataaagagggAAAGAAGTGATTTGCACATATGAGCCCTTTCAAAGTATAAAACAGCTAAAGGAACGAGTACATTACTAGTATAAGGCATGTTTTGATACTTGGATTCCGTGGATAACTTCATGATTACCCAATGGTAATTTCCATGGTCACTATAGAAAATAGGATTCCAAAAGTGGGTTGTTCAAATGGCAAGTGAGATCCTCAAATTCACTAAGCAACTGCTACCTTATTTCTTGTGCTAGAGAATTTTGACCATGGATCAGAGGAATGGTACTGTGTGGAACTCATGTGTCCAAACAGCCCAACTGCTTTGTCAGTGGAAAACAATTTTCATTTTTGCATGAATTCAgtgttatccaaacaagctttaaAAGAGACTGGCCGGGGTCCCAACTCAACGGCTGATATCAGATAAGATCCTCCAATCAGTGTGGTTGTCAATTGGGCCTATGATTTGAGCATTCTAGAGTAGCatgcatgtatgccatgtgtatggtggatgagtcaGCACCATCTAAGAAATGGTGGAAAATGAACTAGTAGTTCAGTAGGTAATTCCCAAATTCCAAACAACAAGGTGAAATAGGATTTAACAAGAAATCTATTAAGAACGTTTACTGGGAGCAATCTTTAGCGGATGAGTATATACTCTGCTTCGTCGGGCGTCACATCTGCAGCAGTTGGAGGCAGATTATTTCTAGAAACCGCATGTCGGACCTTTGCATGTTGCTCTGCATCCTGCTGGAACATTGACACCATCTTTTGGAGCTCCAACTTCCTCACTTGAACCTGCTCTTCTGTGACAGGCCGTTTCAACCCAAGGTAGATCAACCCAAGCCCGATCAGTACTGCTCCTATGAAGAATAGGATTCCAGCAAACAGACCAAACGCGTATGGAGTTCTATCAGCTCCAGGTATCCCGTCCACGTTGATCCCAAAGAGACCGGTGATAATGGAAAGAACAAGGCCACCACCACCAAAAACAGCTAAGTTGTGTGTAACACGGAGGCTTCTGTCCTGTTTACAACATCAACAGCAGGAAAATGTAATAAATTAGGTACTACTTGGAACATGGTTGGTTGGCCCCACATTGACAAATCGGCAAGATGTGAATGACATCCACCTCAATGATGTGTCCTAACAGACCCAC containing:
- the LOC131240772 gene encoding protein RADIALIS-like 6 → MGCGVHSDWSREEDKIFERALAVYDKETPDRWQNVATMVGGRSIDEIKRHYDILVEDLICIESDKVPLPNYVMPADRRPEQVQDSGRWTEKEQRLFLRLSMN